Proteins found in one Canis aureus isolate CA01 chromosome 19, VMU_Caureus_v.1.0, whole genome shotgun sequence genomic segment:
- the NBEAL2 gene encoding neurobeachin-like protein 2 isoform X8: MLVCEDRPVLQATFLSNNCFEHLTRLIQNSKLYLQARAPPEGDSDLATRLLTEPDVQKVLDQDTDAIAVHVVRVLTCIMSGSPSAKEVFKERIGFPHLHEVLQSHGPPTHRLLQELLNMAVEGDHSVCPPPPILNEQPVLMLMQWLPALPTAELRLFLAQRLRWLCDSCPASRATCVQAGLVGHLLETLGAGAALGAHCQEQLLALLQALGRVSLRPLELRCLLRAPAGLDSGPAGAEAGNARHAGAVIRALSGMARHQGGARALHYFDLTPGMAGIMVPPVQRWPGPGFTFHAWLCLHPVAAAPGPAPSRPPQRKQLYSFFTSSGSGFEAFFTAAGTLVVAVCTRKEYLTMSLPEVSFADSAWHCVAIVHVPGRRPFSQNLVHVYKDGQLVQTAPLRCPSLSEPFSSCCIGSAGHRTTTTTTGPPTPPVPAALAHAHPSFSRSQSVPATAGLGWGSGLVAPLQEGTISSTLAGTQDTRWGSPTSLEGELGTIVIFHEALPPAALRALFTLGPNEVAPFKPESELHELSTKLLLHYSPQACRNNICLDLSPGHGLDGRLTGHRVETWDVKDVVTCVGGMAALLPLLERVASQPQEAEAGPAETHDLVGPELTSGHNTQGLLLPLGKSSVEVRMERNAVAAFLLMLRNFLQGHAVNQESLVQCQGPAIIGALLRKVPSWAMDMNVLMSAQLLMEQVAAEGSGPLLYLLYQHLLFNFHLWSPSDFAVRLGHIQYMSSIVREHRQKLRKKYGVQFILDALRTHYSPQREHPLAADDVHTVQTSLLGLVRELLVRSSATDDMQVVLSFLVAAGDDGQVVGALDLLLALLQGSPAQESLAIFLLEQGNLEVLLALLVQPRSLPLLPDRVCKILRKLQQNERLPERSRQRLRLREYSLQGLIACLPEGAASPQLCQGLYKLFLGADCVNLSDLLAVVQLSLQADLSVRLDVCRQLFHLIYGQPDIVRLLARQAGWQDVLTRLYVLEATTVASPLPFSPEPALCKPPTESPETSDVFLPSETPSPDPDTFYHALSPFCIPFDLGLERASVGSCNTAGGGGGSGSGTLTPASQPGTPSPLDGPRPFPVAHGRHSSSLSNVLEDGSLPEPTTSGDDASNASNPQQTSEEELCNLLTNVLFSVTWRGVEGSDEAAWRERGQVFSVLTQLGASATLVRPPDCIKRSLLEMMLESALTDIKEAPVGVLASLTQQALWLLRLLQDFLCAEGHGNQELWSEKLFEGVCSLLDRLGAWPHLANGTADLREMAQIGLRLVLGYILLEDPQLHAQAYVKLHSLLQTTVPMRREEACYVLSKLEAALARALNTSPSKTTTQDKESPSAAAAATERCSWLVPLVRTLLDRAYGPLGLQWGLPSLPPTNGSPTFFEDFQAFCATPEWRHFIDKQVQPTMSQFEMDTYAKSHDLMSGFWNACYDTLMSSGQRRQRERTQGRRAFQELVLEPAQRRVRLEGLRYGAAVKQQAAQQSTALLHWGALWRQLSSPCGAWALRDPPVPRWKLSSAETYSRMRLKLVPNHHFNPHLEASALRDNLGEGPLTPTEEASLPLAVTKEAKVSTLPEELQEDQLSEEELAALEKAMQAVELDEQHEKLVLSAECQLVTVVAVIPGLLEITTQHVYFYDGSAERVETEEGIGHDFRRPLTQLREVHLRRFNLRRSALELFFIDQANYFLNFPCKVGGAIASSPCQAPRPQPYPIPPHTQVRNQMYSLLLRLRPPAQGYLSSRSPQEMLRASGLTQKWVQREISNFEYLMQLNTIAGRTYNDLSQYPVFPWVLQDYVSPTLDLSNPAVFRDLSKPIGVVNPKHAQLVREKYESFEDPAGTIDKFHYGTHYSNAAGVMHYLIRVEPFTSLHVQLQSGRFDCSDRQFHSVAAAWQARLESPADVKELIPEFFYFPDFLENQNGFDLGCLQLTNEKVGDVVLPPWASSPEDFIQQHRQALESEYVSAHLHEWIDLIFGYKQRGPAAEEALNVFYYCTYEGAVDLDHVVDERERKALEGIISNFGQTPCQLLKEPHPARLSAEEAAQRLARLDTNSPSIFQHLDQLKAFFAEVISEGVPLVLAVVPHRQSHSFTIQGSSDLLVTVSASGLLGIHNWLPYDRNINNYFSFNKDPTIGNPKMQRLLSGPWVPESGVSGQALAVAPDAKLLFSGGHWDGSLRVTALPRGKLLKQLNRHLDVVTCLALDTCGIYLISGSRDTTCMVWRLLQEGGLSVGLASKPVQVLYGHEAAVSCVAINTELDMAVSGSEDGTVIIHTVRRGQFVAALRPPGATLPGPVFHLALGSEGHIVVQSSARERVGAQVTYSLHLYSVNGKLRASLPLVEQPTALAVTEDFVLLGTAQCALHILHLNKLLPAAPPLPMKVPIRSVAVTKERSHVLVGLEDGKLIVVGAGQPSEARSSQFARKLWRSSRRISQVSSGETEYNPGEAR; the protein is encoded by the exons ATGCTGGTATGTGAGGACCGGCCGGTGCTACAGGCCACCTTCCTCAGCAACAATTGCTTCGAACACCTGACTCGCCTCATCCAGAACAGCAAG cTGTACCTGCAGGCCCGGGCGCCCCCTGAGGGGGACAGTGACCTGGCTACCCGGTTACTGACCGAGCCCGATGTCCAGAAG GTATTGGACCAGGACACAGATGCCATTGCAGTGCACGTGGTCAGGGTCCTGACCTGCATCATGAGCGGCTCCCCCTCAGCCAAG GAGGTGTTTAAAGAGCGCATCGGCTTCCCTCACCTGCACGAGGTTCTGCAGAGCCACGGTCCCCCCACGCACCGGCTGCTACAGGAGCTACTCAACATG GCTGTGGAGGGCGACCACAGCGTATGTCCGCCGCCACCAATCCTCAACGAGCAGCCGGTACTGATGCTGATGCAGTGGCTGCCGGCGCTGCCCACGGCGGAGCTGCGGCTCTTCCTCGCACAACGCCTTCGGTGGCTCTGTGACAGCTGCCCTGCCAGCAGGGCCACGTGCGTGCAGGCAGGCCTGGTGGGCCACCTGCTGGAGACACTCGGCGCGGGGGCAGCCTTGGGGGCCCACTGCCAGGAGCAGCTGTTGGCATTGCTGCAAGCGCTGGGCCGCGTGTCTCTAAGGCCCCTGGAGCTGCGCTGCCTGCTACGCGCCCCCGCAGGACTGGACTCCGGGCCGGCTGGGGCCGAGGCCGGGAACGCCAGACACGCCGGTGCCGTCATCCGCGCGTTATCGGGCATGGCCCGGCACCAGGGCGGCGCGCGCGCCCTACACTACTTCGACCTGACGCCCGGCATGGCGGGTATCATGGTGCCGCCCGTGCAGCGATGGCCGGGACCCGGCTTCACCTTCCACGCCTGGCTCTGTCTGCACCCCGTGGCCGCGGCCCCTGGCCCGGCCCCCTCCCGGCCACCCCAGCGAAAGCAGCTGTACAG CTTCTTCACCAGCAGCGGCTCGGGGTTTGAGGCCTTCTTCACAGCAGCCGGGACGCTCGTGGTGGCCGTGTGTACCCGGAAGGAGTACTTGACCATGAGCCTGCCTGAGGTGTCCTTTGCCGACTCTGCCTGG CACTGTGTGGCCATCGTCCATGTGCCTGGGCGCCGGCCCTTCAGCCAAAACCTGGTCCACGTCTACAAAGATGGCCAGCTGGTCCAGACAGCGCCCCTTCGCTGCCCCTCTCTCAGTGAG CCTTTCTCCTCCTGCTGCATCGGCTCCGCTGGGCACCGCACAACGACCACCACCACGGGGCCACCCACGCCACCGGTCCCTGCTGCCCTGGCTCACGCGCATCCCTCCTTTTCCCGCTCCCAGTCAGTCCCAGCCACCGCAGGGCTTGGCTGGGGGTCTGGACTGGTGGCCCCCCTGCAGGAGGGCACCATCAGCTCCACCCTTGCAGGCACACAGGACACTCGGTGGGGCAGCCCCACATCCCTGGAGGGGGAGCTAGGGACCATAGTCATCTTCCATGAAGCGCTGCCGCCAGCGGCCCTGCGGGCCCTGTTCACCTTGG ggcCCAATGAGGTGGCACCCTTCAAGCCCGAGAGTGAGCTGCATGAGCTTAGCACCAAGCTGCTCCTCCATTACTCACCTCAG gcctgtAGGAATAACATCTGCCTGGACCTGTCCCCTGGCCATGGGCTGGATGGCCGCCTGACGGGCCACAGGGTGGAGACCTGGGACgtgaag GACGTGGTGACTTGTGTGGGAGGCATGGCTGCCCTGTTGCCCCTGCTGGAGCGAGTGGCCTCACAGCCCCAAGAGGCCGAGGCAGGTCCAGCCGAGACACATGACCTTGTGGGGCCTGAACTGACCTCTGGCCACAATacccagggcctgcttctcccactgggCAAGTCCTCAG TAGAGGTGCGCATGGAGAGGAATGCCGTGGCTGCCTTTCTGCTGATGCTGCGGAACTTCCTGCAGGGCCATGCTGTGAACCAGGAGAGCCTGGTGCAGTGCCAGGGGCCTGCCATCATTGGGGCCCTCCTGCGTAAG GTTCCCAGCTGGGCCATGGACATGAACGTGCTCATGTCTGCCCAGCTGCTGATGGAGCAGGTGGCAGCAGAGGGCAGTGGGCCCCTCCTGTACCTGCTCTACCAGCATTTGCTCTTCAACTTCCACCTCTGGAGCCCCAGTGACTTTGCCGTGCGCCTTG GCCACATCCAGTACATGTCTAGCATAGTCCGGGAACACAGACAGAAGCTGCGGAAGAAGTATGGGGTTCAGTTCATCCTGGATGCGCTGCGCACCCACTACAG CCCACAGCGGGAGCACCCCCTAGCGGCTGACGATGTGCACACCGTGCAGACCTCACTCCTTGGCCTGGTGCGGGAGTTGCTGGTTCGGAGCTCTGCCACTGATGACATGCAGGTTGTGCTTAGCTTTCTGGTGGCTGCAGGTGATGATGGCCAG GTGGTGGGTGCTCTGGACCTGCTACTGGCACTGCTGCAGGGCTCACCAGCACAGGAGTCTCTGGCCATCTTCCTGTTGGAGCAAGGGAACCTGGAGGTCTTGCTGGCTCTGCTAGTGCAGCCGAGGTCACTGCCCCTGCTGCCCGACCGAGTCTGCAAG atcCTGCGCAAACTGCAGCAGAATGAGCGCTTACCTGAGCGGAGCCGTCAGCGGCTTCGGCTGCGAGAATACAGTCTCCAGGGTCTCATTGCCTGCCTGCCAGAGGGGGCTGCCTCCCCCCAGCTCTGCCAGGGCCTCTACAAGCTGTTCCTGGGGGCAG ATTGCGTGAACCTCTCTGATCTCTTGGCCGTGGTGCAGCTATCCCTCCAAGCCGACCTCAGCGTCCGCCTGGACGTTTGTCGCCAG CTCTTCCACCTCATCTATGGACAGCCAGACATAGTGCGGCTGCTGGCCCGACAGGCTGGCTGGCAGGATGTGCTGACCCGGCTGTACGTCCTGGAGGCCACCACAGTTGCCAgtcccctgcccttctccccagaGCCAGCCCTATGCAAGCCACCCACCGAGTCACCTGAGACTTCGGATGTCTTCTTGCCCTCAGAGacccccagccctgaccctgACACCTTTTATCACGCTCTCTCCCCATTTTGTATACCCTTTGACCTGGGCCTGGAACGGGCCAGCGTGGGTTCATGCAACACTGCCGGCGGGGGTGGTGGCAGCGGCAGTGGGACTCTtactccagccagccagcctggcACACCGTCCCCGCTGGACGGGCCCCGGCCCTTCCCTGTTGCCCACGGCCGCCATAGCTCCAGTCTCTCCAATGTGCTGGAGGATGGCAGCCTCCCGGAGCCCACCACCAGTGGGGATGATGCCTCAAATGCCAGCAACCCTCAG CAAACCTCTGAGGAGGAGTTGTGCAACCTGCTCACCAACGTGCTGTTCTCGGTGACATGGCGTGGTGTGGAAGGCAGTGATGAGGCCGCCTGGCGGGAGCGCGGCCAGGTGTTCTCGGTGCTCACCCAGCTGGGGGCCTCTGCTACGCTTGTGCGGCCACCGGACTGCATCAAGCGCAG cctcctggagATGATGCTTGAATCAGCCCTGACCGACATCAAAGAGGCCCCCGTTGGAGTCCTGGCCAGCCTTACCCAGCAGGCGCTTTGGCTGCTGCGCCTGCTGCAGGACTTCCTGTGCGCAGAGGGCCACGGTAACCAGGAGCTGTGGAGTGAGAAG CTCTTTGAAGGAGTGTGCAGCCTGCTTGACCGCCTGGGagcctggcctcacctggccaaTGGCACAGCGGATCTCCGAGAGATGGCACAGATTGGCCTGCGCCTAGTGCTTGGCTACATCCTGCTGGAGGACCCACAG CTGCACGCCCAGGCCTATGTGAAGCTGCACTCACTGCTGCAGACCACAGTGCCCATGCGGCGGGAAGAGGCCTGCTATGTGCTGTCTAAGCTGGAAGCGGCCCTGGCGCGGGCGCTGAACACCTCCCCCTCAAAAACGACCACCCAGGACAAGGAGTCCCCAAGTGCAGCTGCTGCTGCCACTGAACGCTGCTCGTGGCTGGTACCTCTGGTGCGGACGCTGCTGGACCGTGCCTATGGGCCGCTGGGGCTCCAGTGGGGACTGCCTTCCCTGCCACCCACCAACGGTAGCCCCACCTTCTTTGAGGACTTCCAGGCCTTTTGTGCCACACCTGAATGGCGCCACTTCATCGATAAGCAG GTACAACCCACCATGTCGCAGTTCGAGATGGACACGTACGCGAAGAGCCACGACCTCATGTCGGGCTTCTGGAACGCCTGCTACGACACGCTCATGAGTAGTGGACAGCGGCGCCAGCGGGAGCGGACACAGGGCCGCCGGGCCTTCCAG gagctgGTGCTGGAACCCGCGCAGAGGCGGGTGCGCCTGGAAGGGCTGCGCTACGGGGCCGCGGTGAAGCAGCAGGCAGCGCAGCAGTCCACCGCCCTGCTGCACTGGGGGGCGCTGTGGCGGCAGCTCTCCAGCCCCTGTGGGGCCTGGGCCCTGAg GGACCCACCTGTTCCGCGCTGGAAGCTGTCCAGCGCCGAGACGTACTCGCGCATGCGTCTGAAGCTAGTGCCCAACCACCACTTCAACCCGCACCTGGAAGCCAGCGCTCTGCGGGACAACCTGG GTGAGGGCCCCCTGACACCTACAGAGGAGGCCTCGCTGCCTCTAGCGGTGACCAAGGAGGCCAAAGTCAGCACTCTACCCGAGGAGCTGCAGGAAGACCAGCTGAGCGAGGAAGAGCTGGCTGCGCTAGAGAAAGC GATGCAGGCAGTGGAACTGGATGAGCAACATGAGAAGCTGGTGCTTTCAGCCGAGTGTCAGCTGGTCACGGTGGTGGCTGTGATCCCAGGGCTGCTGGAGATCACCACACAGCACGTGTACTTCTATGATGGCAGCGCCGAGCGTGTGGAAACGGAGGAGG GCATCGGCCACGACTTCCGGCGCCCGCTCACGCAGCTGCGAGAGGTCCACCTGCGCCGCTTCAACCTGCGCCGCTCAGCACTCGAGCTCTTCTTCATTGATCAAGCCAACTACTTCCTCAACTTCCCGTGCAAGGTGGGCGGGGCCATAGCCTCGTCTCCttgccaggcccccaggccccaaccctaccccatcccaccccacaccCAGGTACGGAACCAGATGTATTCGTTGCTCCTGCGCCTACGACCCCCGGCCCAAGGCTACCTAAGCAGCCGCTCCCCCCAGGAGATGCTGCGTGCCTCCGGCCTCACCCAG aAATGGGTACAGCGTGAGATTTCCAACTTCGAGTACTTGATGCAACTCAACACCATTGCGGGGCGGACCTACAATGACCTGTCTCAGTACCCTGTG TTCCCCTGGGTCCTGCAGGACTACGTGTCCCCAACTTTGGACCTCAGCAACCCGGCCGTCTTCCGCGACCTGTCCAAGCCCATCGGTGTGGTGAATCCCAAGCACGCCCAACTCGTGAGGGAGAA GTACGAGAGCTTCGAGGACCCAGCGGGCACCATTGACAAGTTCCACTATGGCACCCACTATTCCAACGCCGCAGGCGTGATGCACTACCTCATCCGCGTGGAACCCTTCACCTCCCTGCATGTCCAGCTGCAGAGTGGCCG CTTTGACTGCTCCGACCGACAGTTCCACTCAGTGGCAGCAGCCTGGCAGGCCCGCCTGGAGAGCCCTGCTGATGTGAAGGAGCTCATCCCAGAGTTCTTCTACTTCCCCGACTTCCTGGAAAACCAGAATG GCTTCGACTTGGGCTGCCTCCAGCTGACCAACGAGAAGGTGGGCGACGTGGTGCTGCCTCCGTGGGCCAGCTCTCCTGAGGACTTCATCCAGCAGCACCGCCAGGCTCTG gagtcAGAGTATGTGTCTGCCCACCTGCATGAGTGGATTGACCTCATCTTTGGCTACAAGCAGCGGGGCCCAGCTGCGGAAGAAGCCCTCAACGTCTTCTATTACTGCACCTATGAGG GGGCCGTGGACCTGGACCACGTGGTGGATGAGCGGGAACGGAAGGCTCTGGAGGGCATCATCAGTAATTTCGGGCAGACTCCCTGTCAGCTGCTAAAG GAGCCACATCCAGCTCGGCTGTCAGCCGAGGAAGCAGCCCAACGCCTTGCACGTCTGGACACTAACTCGCCTAGCATCTTCCAACACCTGGACCAGCTCAAGGCCTTCTTTGCAGAG GTCATCAGTGAAGGCGTGCCCCTGGTGCTGGCCGTGGTCCCCCACCGGCAGTCCCACTCTTTCACCATCCAGGGCTCCTCAGATCTGTTG GTGACTGTGAGTGCCAGTGGGCTGCTGGGCATCCACAACTGGTTGCCCTATGACCGTAACATAAACAACTACTTCAGCTTcaacaaagaccccaccatagGCAACCCCAA GATGCAACGACTGCTGAGTGGCCCGTGGGTGCCGGAAAGTGGCGTGAGTGGGCAAGCCCTGGCAGTGGCCCCCGACGCAAAGCTGCTGTTCAGTGGTGGCCACTGGGATGGCAGCCTGCGAGTGACTGCACTGCCCCGGGGCAAGCTGTTGAAGCAACTCAACCGTCACCTTG ACGTGGTGACCTGCCTTGCACTGGACACCTGTGGCATCTACCTCATCTCAGGCTCCCGGGACACCACGTGCATGGTGTGGCGGCTCCTGCAGGAG ggtggcCTCTCTGTGGGACTGGCGTCAAAGCCCGTGCAGGTCCTCTATGGGCATGAGGCTGCAGTAAGCTGTGTGGCCATCAACACTGAACTCGACATGGCTGTATCGGGATCtgag GATGGAACTGTGATCATCCACACTGTACGCCGTGGCCAGTTTGTGGCAGCACTACGGCCCCCGGGGGCCACATTACCCGGACCCGTGTTCCATCTGGCGCTGGGGTCTGAGGGCCACATTGTGGTACAGAGCTCGGCGCGGGAGCGTGTGGGGGCTCAG GTCACCTACTCCTTGCACCTGTACTCCGTGAATGGGAAGTTACGGGCTTCACTGCCCCTGGTAGAGCAGCCCACAGCCCTGGCGGTGACAGAGGACTTTGTTCTGCTGGGCACAGCCCAGTGTGCCCTGCACATCCTCCACCTGAACAA ACTGCTCCCGGCGGCGCCCCCCCTTCCCATGAAGGTGCCCATCCGCAGCGTGGCAGTGACCAAGGAGCGCAGCCACGTGCTCGTGGGCCTGGAGGACGGCAAGCTGATTGTCGTGGGCGCGGGGCAGCCCTCCGAG GCGCGCAGCAGCCAGTTCGCGCGGAAGCTGTGGCGGTCCTCCAGGCGCATCTCGCAGGTGTCCTCGGGGGAGACGGAGTACAACCCGGGAGAGGCGCGCTGA